In Oleiharenicola lentus, the following are encoded in one genomic region:
- a CDS encoding pseudaminic acid biosynthesis-associated methylase, whose product MTITTPQEAFWAGQFGNDYVERNQDPRWIDWNTAYYTKLLAKMAPPASILELGCNRGLNLHALKRLYPATAFSAVEINAQAAAHVRRDLPHVDLHHTSILEFQPARQWDLVFTNGVLIHLAPEALPKVYALMARASARYVMISEYYNPTPVEVTYRGHEGRLFKRDFAGEFLDAHPDFKLVDYGFVYHRDPTMHPDDMTWFLMEKKAS is encoded by the coding sequence ATGACCATCACGACCCCGCAAGAGGCCTTCTGGGCCGGCCAGTTCGGCAACGACTACGTCGAGCGCAATCAGGATCCCCGCTGGATTGACTGGAACACCGCCTATTACACCAAGCTCCTCGCGAAGATGGCCCCGCCGGCCAGCATCCTGGAACTCGGTTGCAATCGCGGCCTCAACCTCCACGCGCTCAAGCGACTCTATCCGGCCACGGCTTTTTCCGCCGTGGAGATCAACGCCCAGGCCGCCGCCCATGTGCGCCGCGATCTGCCGCATGTGGATCTGCATCACACCTCCATTCTCGAGTTCCAACCCGCCCGGCAGTGGGACCTCGTGTTCACCAACGGCGTGCTCATCCACCTCGCGCCCGAGGCGCTGCCGAAGGTCTATGCGCTGATGGCCCGCGCCTCCGCGCGCTACGTGATGATCTCCGAGTATTACAACCCGACCCCGGTCGAGGTCACCTACCGGGGCCACGAGGGCCGGCTCTTCAAGCGCGACTTCGCCGGGGAGTTCCTAGACGCGCACCCGGATTTCAAGCTGGTTGACTACGGTTTCGTCTATCACCGCGACCCCACGATGCATCCGGACGACATGACCTGGTTCCTGATGGAAAAGAAAGCGTCCTGA
- a CDS encoding DegT/DnrJ/EryC1/StrS family aminotransferase: MSTALASPLAVHGGPKTITRPFARYNPLGAEEVAAAKAVVESGILSQYYGRWCADFYGGPKVRDFEQACAAKFGVKRAVTVNSWTSGLVAAVGAIGIEPGDEVITSPWTMCATATAILHWNAIPVFADIEPDTFCLDPRSVEANITPHTRAILSVDIAGQSADMDALRAIAKKHNLKLISDCAQAPGALYKGKFAGTLADVGGYSLNYHKHIHTGEGGILVTNDDEIAERMCLIRNHAEAVVGDKGVTDLSNMIGHNFRLGEIECAIGIEQLKKLDRQIASRQRATARLTAGLSTLPGLQTPVTRAGCTHVYYMYQMILDLPQLGVSRQKLFEALKAEGIEGLGTAFANIHRLPVFQRKVAYGRGGFPWTSDICKRDVSYAKGICPVAERLQDETYLGFQACMHTLTDGEVDLMIAAFHKVWDNLDALR, encoded by the coding sequence ATGAGCACCGCCCTCGCCTCCCCGCTCGCCGTCCACGGCGGCCCGAAGACCATCACGCGGCCCTTTGCGCGTTACAATCCCCTCGGTGCCGAGGAAGTCGCTGCCGCCAAGGCCGTCGTCGAGAGCGGCATCCTCTCGCAGTACTACGGCCGCTGGTGCGCCGATTTCTACGGCGGCCCCAAGGTGCGCGATTTCGAGCAGGCCTGCGCCGCGAAGTTCGGCGTGAAGCGTGCCGTCACCGTCAACTCCTGGACCTCGGGCCTCGTCGCCGCCGTCGGCGCAATCGGCATCGAGCCGGGTGACGAGGTCATCACGAGCCCGTGGACGATGTGCGCGACAGCCACCGCCATCCTGCATTGGAACGCCATCCCGGTCTTCGCCGACATCGAGCCCGACACCTTCTGCCTCGATCCGCGCTCGGTCGAGGCGAACATCACGCCGCACACGCGTGCCATTCTTTCCGTGGATATCGCCGGCCAGTCGGCCGACATGGACGCGCTACGGGCCATCGCGAAGAAGCACAACCTGAAGCTCATCTCCGACTGCGCGCAGGCGCCCGGTGCGCTCTACAAGGGGAAATTCGCCGGCACCCTCGCCGACGTCGGCGGCTACAGCCTCAATTACCACAAGCACATCCACACCGGCGAAGGCGGCATCCTCGTGACCAACGACGACGAGATTGCCGAACGGATGTGCCTCATCCGCAACCACGCCGAAGCCGTCGTGGGCGACAAGGGCGTGACCGACCTTAGCAACATGATCGGCCACAATTTCCGTCTCGGCGAAATCGAGTGCGCCATTGGCATCGAGCAGCTCAAGAAGCTCGACCGGCAGATCGCCAGCCGTCAGCGCGCCACCGCCCGGCTCACTGCAGGTCTGTCCACCTTGCCCGGCCTGCAGACTCCCGTCACTCGAGCCGGCTGCACGCACGTCTATTACATGTATCAGATGATCCTCGATCTGCCGCAGCTGGGCGTTAGCCGGCAGAAGCTCTTCGAGGCCCTGAAGGCCGAGGGTATCGAGGGACTCGGCACCGCCTTCGCCAACATCCACCGCCTGCCGGTCTTCCAGCGCAAGGTGGCCTACGGCCGCGGCGGCTTCCCGTGGACCTCCGACATCTGCAAGCGCGACGTAAGCTACGCCAAGGGCATCTGCCCGGTGGCCGAGCGCCTACAGGACGAGACCTACCTCGGCTTCCAGGCCTGCATGCACACGCTTACCGACGGCGAGGTGGACCTCATGATCGCCGCCTTCCACAAGGTGTGGGACAACCTCGACGCGCTGCGCTGA
- a CDS encoding GNAT family N-acetyltransferase — protein sequence MPAALDTLCGHQVELRPFTKADITPAYLSWLSDPEVVRFSNQRFRTHTAESCAAYLASFHGTPNLFFSILRQGDGRPVGTMTAYVSAPHGTADLGILIGDRGCWGQGIGLDAWQTLMTHLFQHSRLRKITAGTLRPNIGMVRIMERAGMRLEGVRERQEIVDGVPVDALLYARFRPV from the coding sequence ATGCCCGCCGCCCTCGACACGCTCTGCGGACACCAGGTTGAGCTCCGTCCCTTCACGAAGGCGGACATCACCCCGGCTTATCTCAGCTGGCTGAGTGATCCCGAGGTCGTGCGTTTCAGCAACCAGCGCTTCCGCACGCACACGGCGGAAAGCTGCGCGGCCTATCTGGCGTCGTTCCACGGCACTCCCAATCTCTTTTTCTCCATCCTCCGGCAAGGTGACGGGCGGCCCGTCGGCACCATGACCGCATATGTCTCCGCCCCGCACGGCACGGCGGACCTAGGCATCCTTATCGGCGACCGCGGCTGCTGGGGCCAGGGTATCGGGCTCGATGCCTGGCAGACATTGATGACCCATCTTTTTCAACATTCCCGCCTGCGCAAGATCACCGCCGGCACGCTCCGGCCGAACATCGGCATGGTGCGGATCATGGAACGCGCCGGTATGCGCCTTGAGGGCGTGCGCGAGCGTCAGGAAATCGTCGACGGCGTCCCGGTGGACGCGTTGCTCTATGCCCGCTTCCGCCCTGTGTAA
- a CDS encoding N-acetyl sugar amidotransferase, which yields MKYCTHCLQPNTRPNSYFTPEGLCPACNYHRELQQVDWQERYEILEEVLKNYPRRKGQGFDCIIGVSGGKDSTRQALWARDKLGLRPLLVSLCYPPEQLTERGAENISNLIELGFDMVTTSLAPQTWRRMLREGFFRFTNWARASEQALISSVPQLALRYRIPLILWGENPGLQLGDMKTLGRTGYDGNNLRYMNTVAGGGLDWMLAAGFKREELHRYLYPHAEQFDAAGIQIVYLGWFWKDWSLINNALYSCPNGLEIRSDSVENTGDLRGVASLDEDWVTLNQMIKYYKFGFGRVTDYANEEIRLGRMSRQRGIELVEQYDDACSPAYIESFCRYIEISVADFWKQVHASVNRELFTIEPDGRIRRRFQVGVGL from the coding sequence ATGAAATACTGCACGCACTGCCTGCAACCGAACACCCGGCCGAACAGCTATTTCACGCCGGAGGGGCTCTGCCCGGCCTGCAACTATCACCGCGAGCTGCAGCAGGTGGACTGGCAGGAGCGCTATGAAATCCTCGAGGAGGTCCTGAAAAATTACCCGCGCCGCAAGGGCCAGGGCTTCGACTGCATCATCGGCGTGAGCGGCGGCAAGGACAGCACGCGCCAGGCGCTCTGGGCGCGTGACAAGCTCGGTCTGCGACCGCTGCTCGTCTCCCTCTGCTACCCGCCCGAGCAGCTGACCGAGCGCGGCGCCGAGAACATTTCCAACCTGATCGAGCTCGGCTTCGACATGGTGACCACCAGCCTCGCTCCGCAGACCTGGCGCCGGATGCTGCGCGAAGGTTTCTTCCGTTTCACCAACTGGGCCCGCGCCAGCGAGCAGGCGTTGATCAGCTCGGTGCCCCAGCTCGCGCTGCGCTACCGCATCCCGCTGATCCTCTGGGGCGAAAATCCCGGCCTGCAGCTTGGCGACATGAAAACGCTCGGCCGCACCGGCTACGACGGCAACAACCTGCGTTATATGAACACGGTCGCCGGCGGCGGGCTCGACTGGATGCTCGCGGCCGGCTTCAAGCGCGAGGAGCTGCACCGCTACCTTTATCCGCACGCCGAGCAGTTCGACGCCGCCGGGATCCAGATCGTCTATCTCGGCTGGTTCTGGAAGGACTGGTCGCTGATCAACAACGCCCTCTACTCCTGCCCCAACGGCCTGGAGATCCGCAGCGACTCGGTGGAGAACACCGGCGACCTGCGCGGTGTCGCCTCGCTTGACGAGGACTGGGTGACGCTCAACCAGATGATCAAGTACTACAAATTCGGCTTCGGCCGCGTGACCGACTACGCCAACGAGGAGATCCGCCTCGGCCGCATGTCCCGCCAGCGCGGCATCGAATTGGTGGAGCAATACGACGACGCCTGCAGCCCGGCCTACATCGAGAGCTTCTGCCGCTACATCGAGATCAGCGTCGCGGATTTCTGGAAGCAGGTGCATGCCTCGGTGAACCGAGAACTTTTCACGATCGAACCCGACGGCCGCATCCGCCGCCGTTTCCAAGTGGGGGTGGGCCTGTGA
- the hisH gene encoding imidazole glycerol phosphate synthase subunit HisH: MSRRGIGIVDYGVGNHTSVWRTLYTLGYRCKVTSRPEELDAMDLLVLPGVGAFPAAMQAIHARGLATYLRAAAAADRPLLGICLGMQMLADSSTEYGETAGLGLIPGRVDAIGAGLWHIGWNAIEADPADPLLGRSANESFYFNHSYAVDCTPEFAVAHASLSRRFPVVTRRGRVVGVQFHPEKSQHAGRQLLTDIIGGLLHA, encoded by the coding sequence GTGAGCCGTCGCGGCATCGGCATCGTGGACTACGGCGTGGGCAACCACACCTCCGTGTGGCGCACGCTCTACACGCTCGGCTACCGCTGCAAGGTCACCAGCCGGCCGGAGGAACTCGACGCCATGGATCTGCTCGTCCTGCCCGGTGTGGGCGCCTTCCCCGCCGCCATGCAGGCCATCCATGCCCGCGGCCTCGCCACCTACCTTCGCGCCGCTGCCGCCGCGGACCGTCCGCTGCTCGGCATCTGCCTCGGCATGCAGATGCTCGCCGACTCCTCCACCGAATACGGCGAGACCGCCGGCCTCGGCCTCATTCCCGGCCGCGTGGACGCCATCGGGGCCGGTCTCTGGCACATCGGCTGGAACGCCATCGAGGCCGACCCGGCCGACCCGTTGCTCGGGCGCAGCGCGAACGAATCGTTTTACTTCAACCATTCCTACGCGGTGGACTGCACGCCCGAGTTCGCCGTCGCACACGCTTCACTCAGCCGCCGTTTTCCGGTCGTCACCCGCCGCGGGCGCGTGGTCGGAGTCCAGTTCCACCCGGAGAAGAGCCAGCACGCCGGCCGGCAGCTGCTGACCGACATCATCGGAGGCCTGCTCCATGCTTAA